The following are encoded in a window of Haemorhous mexicanus isolate bHaeMex1 chromosome 7, bHaeMex1.pri, whole genome shotgun sequence genomic DNA:
- the LRRTM3 gene encoding leucine-rich repeat transmembrane neuronal protein 3, with the protein MGFNVIRLLSGSAVALVIAPTVLLTMLSSAERGCPKGCRCEGKMVYCESQKLQEIPSSISAGCLGLSLRYNSLQKLKYNQFKGLNQLTWLYLDHNHISNIDENAFSGIRRLKELILSSNRISYFLNNTFRPVTNLRNLDLSYNQLQSLGSEQFRGLRKLLSLHLRSNSLRTIPVRIFQDCRNLELLDLGYNRIRSLARNVFAGMIRLKELHLEHNQFSKLNLALFPRLVSLQNLYLQWNKISVIGQTMSWTWSSLQRLDLSGNEIEAFSGPSVFQCVPNLQRLNLDSNKLTFIGQEILDSWISLNDISLAGNIWECSRNICSLVNWLKSFKGLRENTIICASPKELQGVNVIDAVKNYSICGKSTTERFELARALPKPTFKPKLTRPKHDSEPPLPPTMGATEASSEPEHDTEHISFHKIIAGSVALFLSVLVILLVIYVSWKRYPASMKQLQQRSLMRRHRKKKRQSLKQMTPSTQEFYVDYKPTNTETSEMLLNGTGPCTYNKSGSRECEV; encoded by the exons ATGG GTTTCAATGTAATTAGGCTACTGAGCGGATCAGCTGTAGCTCTGGTAATAGCCCCTACTGTATTACTGACAATGCTTTCTTCTGCTGAACGAGGATGCCCTAAGGGCTGTAGGTGTGAAGGCAAAATGGTATATTGTGAATCTCAGAAATTGCAGGAGATTCCCTCAAGTATATCTGCTGGTTGTTTAGGTTTGTCCCTTCGATATAACAGCCTCCAAAAACTAAAATACAATCAATTTAAAGGTCTTAATCAACTCACCTGGCTCTATTTAGACCATAACCACATCAGCAATATTGACGAAAATGCTTTCAGTGGAATACGCAGACTAAAAGAGTTGATCTTGAGTTCCAACAGAATCTCCTATTTTCTTAATAATACCTTCAGACCTGTGACAAATCTCCGGAATTTGGATCTATCATACAATCAGCTGCAGTCTCTGGGATCTGAACAGTTCAGGGGCTTAAGGAAGCTGCTGAGTTTACATTTGCGGTCCAATTCCCTGAGAACCATCCCTGTTCGAATATTTCAAGATTGCAGGAACCTTGAACTGTTGGACCTGGGTTATAATCGCATCCGGAGTTTAGCAAGGAATGTCTTTGCAGGTATGATCAGACTGAAAGAGCTTCATCTGGAGCACAATCAATTTTCTAAGCTCAATCTGGCACTTTTTCCAAGGCTAGTCAGCCTTCAAAACCTTTATTTACAGTGGAATAAAATCAGCGTGATAGGACAAACCATGTCTTGGACCTGGAGCTCATTACAAAGACTTGATTTATCTGGCAATGAAATAGAAGCTTTCAGTGGACCTAGTgtttttcagtgtgtgcccaaTTTACAGCGCCTCAACCTGGATTCAAACAAGCTCACATTTATTGGTCAAGAAATTTTGGATTCTTGGATATCTCTCAATGACATCAGCCTTGCCGGGAATATATGGGAATGCAGCAGAAACATTTGCTCTCTGGTAAACTGGCTTAAAAGTTTTAAAGGGCTGAGGGAAAATACAATTATTTGTGCCAGCCCCAAAGAGCTGCAAGGGGTGAATGTTATCGATGCAGTGAAAAACTACAGCATCTGTGGCAAGAGTACCACGGAAAGGTTCGAACTAGCACGAGCTCTCCCAAAGCCAACATTTAAACCAAAACTCACCAGGCCTAAACACGACAGCgagccccctctgcccccaaCTATGGGAGCCACCGAAGCCAGCTCTGAGCCCGAGCACGACACAGAACACATCTCCTTCCATAAAATCATAGCAGGCAGCGTGGCTCTCTTCCTGTCGGTGCTGGTGATCCTGCTGGTGATCTATGTGTCATGGAAGCGCTACCCTGCCAGCatgaagcagctgcagcagcgcTCTCTCATGCGAAggcacaggaaaaagaaaagacagtcGCTGAAGCAAATGACTCCAAGCACACAGGAATTTTATGTAGATTACAAACCCACCAACACTGAGACCAGTGAGATGCTGCTGAATGgaacaggaccctgcacgtATAACAAATCAGGCTCCAGGGAATGCGAGGTATGA